One genomic window of Cydia fagiglandana chromosome 20, ilCydFagi1.1, whole genome shotgun sequence includes the following:
- the LOC134674857 gene encoding uncharacterized protein LOC134674857, with amino-acid sequence MILFLVGLSTFSIGVSHASSCHSLQQSQLASLNERMNQMINALYPFSKAKSSGAAYQSSTPAPPSEYSTVSPYDPSCYQYPPSGYQAPSQGYQAPSQGYQAPSPQVIYMSQPQSSSTVAISPPSPGNPPTVTISTTRSCYPSYEQEYAYEAPKYPSQYYEYSYPQYAPPPPYSAPQYTQPECSCQQEYPPQQPCPHRPAPTPPQPEYQNCPPAPPCSPPPPYQPPNYPPPPSSPYAPSTPASYPPAPQSYTPQSYPPPPQSYPPPPQSYPPPPYTYGPPAYPQNNIQYPPAPANPRDLMQMPQF; translated from the exons atgattctgTTCCTGGTAGGGCTAAGTACGTTTAGCATAGGAGTAAGCCATGCGTCGAGTTGTCATAGCTTACAGCAATCACAG CTGGCATCGCTCAATGAGCGAATGAATCAGATGATCAACGCGCTGTACC CATTCTCCAAGGCCAAGTCGTCTGGGGCAGCGTATCAAAGTTCAACACCCGCGCCGCCCAGTGAATACTCAACAGTATCTCCTTACGACCCGTCTTGCTACCAGTACCCACCTTCAGGGTACCAAGCGCCCTCACAAGGGTACCAAGCGCCCTCGCAGGGGTACCAAGCGCCGTCGCCACAGGTCATCTACATGTCACAGCCGCAGTCTTCGTCGACAGTAGCCATATCTCCGCCTTCACCTGGAAACCCACCTACAGTTACGATATCCACTACTCGGTCATGCTACCCCTCATATGAACAGGAGTACGCGTATGAAGCACCTAAATATCCGTCGCAGTATTATGAGTACTCGTATCCTCAgtacgcgccgccgccgccatacTCAGCCCCGCAGTACACACAGCCAGAATGTAGCTGCCAGCAGGAGTACCCCCCACAGCAACCTTGTCCCCATAGACCTGCGCCGACGCCTCCGCAACCAGAATATCAAAACTGTCCCCCAGCGCCTCCgtgctcgccgccgccgccatatCAGCCCCCTAACTACCCGCCGCCACCTTCATCCCCATACGCGCCGTCGACGCCGGCATCTTACCCGCCAGCGCCACAATCATACACGCCGCAGTCTTACCCACCCCCACCACAGTCTTACCCACCGCCACCACAGTCTTACCCACCACCGCCGTACACCTACGGACCGCCCGCATACCcacaaaataacatacagtaCCCACCCGCTCCAGCAAACCCTCGAGACCTGATGCAGATGCCACAGTTTTAA
- the LOC134674357 gene encoding uncharacterized protein LOC134674357, whose protein sequence is MTPCCLFLVLLIQGSFTFANCEEPDSDSREILNQKPEFEDNVVKDFNDANKDWLDMFLQSTPSGLYPSSSAAIMAHATISDKSPEEQLEVMKEMIHQITEAIEHEMTNILSDAIAHCEKDEGHTKKKRSIETPMDSSQLVMRLLKHIKSNNEYQNIAIEKMMTAQEIADKYGVKYNPDEDVLADLAAFSSKQSEELASILGDGNAKEEIEFVPLENEEKKENVPDNNTYYVYATHVPEEEIHSQFNSYPPHEYMPERVQFMPQPQAPQQHYKHPHHSHHNFPETQIPAPPHHAPVPQRPYHEPAYPREYHPCGPMEPVTTTTTIVLPYEEPIAPEPELVGQVFEETVSNKVFIEAGEETGSTDVNHVMTYTVSEKSHFKTPEIEKLPQQMQYYFFLMN, encoded by the exons ATGACGCCGTGCTGTTTATTTCTAGTCTTGCTGATACAG GGTTCATTCACATTCGCGAACTGCGAAGAACCTGACAGCGACTCCCGTGAAATTCTCAACCAGAAACCGGAATTTGAAGATAATGTTGTTAAAGACTTCAACGACGCAAACAAAGACTGGCTCGACATGTTCCTACAATCGACCCCATCAGGACTCTACCCATCCAGCTCTGCTGCTATAATGGCACATGCCACCATCTCTGACAAGTCTCCAGAAGAACAACTTGAAGTTATGAAAGAAATGATTCACCAAATAACAGAAGCTATAGAACATGAAATGACAAATATTCTTTCAGATGCTATAGCTCATTGTGAAAAGGACGAAGGACATACCAAAAAGAAGCGATCAATCGAAACCCCGATGGACAGCAGCCAACTGGTTATGAGGCTTTTAAAGCACATTAAGTCAAATAACGAATATCAGAACATTGCAATTGAAAAGATGATGACGGCTCAAGAGATTGCTGATAAATATGGCGTCAAATATAACCCTGACGAAGATGTTCTAGCCGATCTTGCGGCTTTCTCTTCCAAACAGTCTGAAGAACTGGCGTCAATTTTGGGCGATGGAAACGCTAAAGAAGAAATCGAATTTGTGCCGTTAGAAAACGAGGAAAAGAAAGAAAACGTGCCTGATAACAACACGTATTACGTATACGCAACACACGTTCCTGAAGAAGAGATTCATTCGCAATTTAACTCTTACCCTCCTCACGAGTACATGCCTGAGAGAGTTCAATTCATGCCCCAACCTCAGGCACCTCAGCAGCACTACAAACATCCTCACCACAGCCATCACAACTTTCCCGAAACCCAAATACCGGCACCTCCCCACCATGCGCCCGTCCCTCAAAGACCTTACCATGAACCAGCTTACCCTCGAGAATACCATCCCTGTGGCCCTATGGAGCCTGTTACTACTACAACGACTATAGTGCTTCCGTACGAAGAACCAATAGCACCCGAACCCGAATTAGTAGGCCAGGTTTTCGAAGAAACTGTTTCCAATAAAGTTTTCATTGAAGCGGGCGAAGAAACTGGTTCGACGGATGTAAATCACGTGATGACATACACTGTTTCAGAAAAATCGCACTTCAAAACGCCCGAGATTGAAAAGTTGCCACAACAGATGCAGTATTACTTCTTTCTGAtgaattaa